A stretch of the Photobacterium toruni genome encodes the following:
- the wzy gene encoding O-antigen polysaccharide polymerase Wzy, with protein MRNKSHLFVIYTLLISLVIFYLISNTYHISNFNLSIFVCFYILSTIVSRVILQNENFFSFYSLYYLTFVIFMCGSFIMYPFMNESLHCRDMYGPICFSTNEIIKSIFYVLSGSSAIEIGYYCYKNKNVSYENIDNRKIYIICVLILCFIYPVLMYSTINMVINTFNYGYLAAYTNSQAGQYSTPLNLICLLIINVGLGLSFVIKDKKRKFFNFYFSLFFINALVSGLSGGRSGFISAIFLFLWICYGDKKNNLTLIFKMIIYAISLLFSLNILMYLTGRSESLNLNVFGFFIKLIDAQGITFFVYALSSQVESYPFVAYIKTIIPGFIHLYSSFIGNIAVYLTGFPQYLSWSTDSSLFNKGYGLGWSLFSDFYVYSFGFFPLFFGLALFWGRWLAFISQSSKFHQGLLVCIITTLFIINRGSVSVLIPYVLLYVLLFKYIARIKLRK; from the coding sequence ATGAGAAATAAAAGTCATTTATTTGTTATCTATACTTTATTAATATCATTAGTTATATTTTACTTAATATCTAATACTTACCATATATCAAATTTTAATTTGAGTATTTTTGTATGTTTTTATATATTATCGACAATTGTAAGTAGAGTTATATTACAGAATGAAAATTTCTTTTCATTTTATTCTCTATATTATCTGACTTTTGTTATTTTTATGTGCGGCTCATTTATAATGTATCCCTTTATGAATGAGAGCTTACATTGTCGAGACATGTATGGTCCGATTTGTTTTAGTACGAATGAAATAATAAAATCTATATTTTATGTTTTATCGGGTTCTTCGGCTATTGAAATTGGATATTATTGCTATAAAAATAAAAATGTATCTTATGAAAATATTGATAATAGAAAAATATATATTATATGTGTTTTGATATTATGCTTTATTTATCCTGTACTAATGTATAGTACTATTAACATGGTAATAAATACTTTTAATTATGGGTATTTAGCCGCTTATACTAATTCACAGGCTGGGCAATATTCAACACCTCTTAATTTAATTTGCTTGTTAATTATTAATGTTGGTTTAGGGTTGTCATTTGTAATAAAAGATAAAAAAAGAAAATTCTTTAATTTTTACTTTTCTTTGTTTTTTATTAATGCATTAGTTTCAGGCTTGTCTGGAGGACGGTCTGGATTTATTAGTGCTATATTTTTATTTTTATGGATTTGTTATGGTGATAAAAAAAACAACCTAACATTAATATTTAAAATGATTATATATGCAATATCGCTTCTATTTTCATTGAATATATTAATGTATTTAACGGGGAGAAGTGAATCATTAAATTTAAATGTGTTTGGTTTTTTCATAAAGTTGATTGATGCTCAAGGTATTACTTTCTTTGTATATGCGTTATCATCTCAGGTTGAGAGTTATCCGTTCGTTGCATATATTAAGACTATTATTCCTGGTTTTATTCACTTATACAGTTCATTTATAGGAAATATAGCAGTGTACTTAACTGGCTTCCCTCAGTATTTATCATGGAGTACTGATTCATCTTTATTTAATAAAGGTTATGGTTTAGGCTGGAGTCTTTTTAGTGATTTTTATGTCTATAGTTTTGGTTTCTTCCCATTATTCTTTGGTTTGGCTCTTTTTTGGGGGCGATGGTTAGCATTTATTTCTCAAAGTAGTAAATTTCATCAAGGCCTCTTAGTATGTATTATTACAACATTATTTATTATTAACCGAGGAAGTGTATCTGTATTAATTCCATATGTTTTACTATATGTGTTGCTATTTAAATATATTGCAAGGATTAAATTAAGAAAATGA
- a CDS encoding IS1595 family transposase: MQKIFTSFTNTELSGIHYIDVLDQYLECMLAGMSLRKAARHCSISLDTSFHFRHRLMSLLANNKSEHLESIVEIDEIFFRLSHKGQRGMKKARKRGGSSCYKKNGVKDPRIKQVPVLVACDRQGNIIDGVLTRLSGDELYRHLNGCIKPGTPLCADAHLAHE, encoded by the coding sequence TTGCAAAAAATATTCACTTCTTTTACCAATACTGAATTATCCGGCATTCATTATATTGATGTACTTGACCAATATCTTGAGTGTATGTTGGCAGGAATGTCATTGAGAAAAGCGGCTCGTCATTGCTCCATTTCATTAGATACTTCATTTCATTTCCGTCACCGCTTAATGTCTTTGTTAGCTAATAATAAATCTGAACATTTAGAGAGCATCGTTGAGATAGATGAAATATTTTTCAGATTATCGCACAAAGGCCAACGTGGAATGAAAAAAGCAAGAAAACGTGGAGGTTCAAGTTGTTACAAGAAGAACGGTGTCAAAGATCCTCGTATAAAGCAAGTTCCTGTACTGGTTGCATGTGATCGCCAAGGAAATATTATTGATGGTGTATTAACTCGATTAAGTGGCGATGAACTTTATCGACATTTAAATGGATGTATAAAACCAGGAACACCTTTATGTGCAGATGCTCACCTTGCTCATGAATAG
- a CDS encoding glycosyltransferase produces the protein MNICITTKTLGRGGSEILLSYIIPKLILFGHNIEVVYFHKMDNDISNLLESYGAKVIYLGPLNKISLISTLIRYWKYLRNNNAILFEHSPLVSFFSRILARKNKIVYVEHSVFENYNRVTRFLNKITYKLVDQIICCSDKVYSSNGNIGIVLKNAVEIRNKKSFLQPDDLSFPDYKIIISVANVSKVKNHEMLINAFNKVRYEKVKLLIVGDARDNIDQLLRAISLSDKRGDIIYYGPSSDVFPLLSIADIFCLTSIHEGLPISILEAMSLGLVPVSTNVGGIPELLDEKCGFITEVNDTNSYANKLDLLLSNDFLYNEYSSNSKNKIKEQYNLDSYCERINSIFLNYKENRV, from the coding sequence ATGAATATTTGTATAACAACCAAAACATTAGGGCGTGGTGGTTCTGAAATATTGCTAAGCTATATTATACCGAAGTTAATTTTATTTGGGCATAATATTGAAGTGGTATATTTTCATAAAATGGATAATGATATATCTAACTTGCTAGAAAGTTATGGGGCAAAAGTTATTTATTTGGGGCCATTAAATAAAATATCATTAATTTCAACATTAATTAGATATTGGAAGTATTTGAGAAATAATAATGCAATATTATTTGAGCATAGTCCTTTAGTTTCTTTTTTTTCAAGAATATTGGCTAGAAAAAATAAAATTGTATATGTTGAGCATTCTGTTTTTGAAAATTATAATAGAGTAACTAGATTTCTAAATAAAATCACATATAAACTTGTAGATCAAATTATTTGTTGTTCGGATAAAGTATATAGTTCTAACGGTAATATAGGTATAGTTTTAAAAAATGCAGTTGAAATTCGAAACAAAAAAAGTTTTTTACAACCAGATGATTTATCATTCCCGGACTATAAAATAATAATTTCTGTTGCAAATGTCAGTAAAGTTAAAAATCATGAAATGCTTATTAATGCATTCAATAAGGTAAGATACGAAAAAGTAAAATTATTAATTGTTGGTGATGCGAGAGATAATATTGATCAATTGTTAAGAGCTATTTCGTTATCTGATAAAAGAGGTGATATTATCTACTACGGCCCTTCTAGTGATGTTTTTCCTTTACTATCAATAGCAGATATATTTTGTTTAACATCTATTCATGAAGGATTACCTATTTCAATACTTGAAGCAATGTCTTTAGGTTTAGTTCCTGTAAGTACAAATGTTGGTGGTATCCCTGAATTATTAGATGAGAAATGTGGTTTTATAACTGAAGTTAATGATACTAATTCCTATGCTAATAAGTTAGATTTATTATTAAGCAATGATTTTTTATATAACGAGTATTCGAGTAACTCTAAAAATAAGATAAAAGAACAATATAATTTAGATAGTTATTGTGAACGTATTAATTCAATTTTTCTGAATTACAAGGAAAATAGGGTTTAA
- a CDS encoding glycosyltransferase family 4 protein: MKILFLVNCSGFFYSHFLRLALSLKEKGVDVCIAAGNNNKKDELENLGLKFVLLPLSRSGKNIAKEIKALYSINKEIMRFKPDIIHAFTIKPVLYGSFISKINPLIKSNVVTSITGLGSLSLSKNRKDAVLWGLIEKLYKFSLSTSRTKVIFENNDDMNFFIEKGISNERNSFVVNGAGVDLDIFNISHEKYDVTTIILVSRLLKDKGISEYIEAGKILKDEGVNVRLLLVGDIDNNNPSTMSEKEIKDAHKKGYIDWVGFQNDIAKYNKLSHIACLPSYREGRPKSLIEATACGLPIITTDVPGCRQMVDDGLNGIIVPVRNAVKLADAIKTLSSSPEMMDAMGNYSRLISEKIYGHNAIKEQFHNIYGIK, from the coding sequence ATGAAAATATTGTTTTTAGTTAATTGTTCCGGTTTCTTTTATTCTCACTTTCTAAGATTGGCTTTATCATTGAAAGAGAAAGGAGTCGATGTTTGTATTGCAGCAGGTAATAATAATAAAAAAGATGAATTAGAAAACCTTGGTTTAAAATTTGTATTACTGCCTTTATCTAGAAGTGGAAAAAATATAGCAAAAGAAATAAAAGCATTATATTCGATAAATAAAGAAATAATGAGATTTAAACCTGATATTATACATGCATTTACAATTAAACCCGTATTATATGGTTCATTTATAAGTAAAATAAATCCACTTATAAAAAGTAATGTTGTTACGTCTATTACTGGATTAGGTTCTTTATCTTTGTCTAAGAATAGAAAAGATGCAGTTTTATGGGGATTAATAGAAAAACTTTATAAGTTCTCATTGTCAACATCAAGGACAAAAGTTATTTTTGAAAATAACGATGATATGAATTTTTTTATAGAAAAAGGGATTTCAAATGAACGTAACTCTTTTGTAGTTAATGGTGCAGGTGTTGATCTTGATATTTTTAATATATCTCATGAAAAGTATGATGTTACAACTATAATTTTAGTATCACGATTATTAAAAGATAAAGGTATATCTGAATATATTGAAGCAGGAAAAATTCTCAAAGATGAGGGGGTGAATGTTAGGTTGTTATTAGTTGGGGATATCGATAATAACAATCCGTCAACAATGAGCGAAAAAGAGATTAAAGATGCTCATAAAAAAGGGTATATTGATTGGGTAGGTTTCCAGAATGATATTGCTAAGTATAATAAATTATCACATATTGCTTGTTTACCTTCCTATAGGGAGGGAAGGCCAAAATCATTAATCGAAGCTACTGCTTGTGGTTTACCTATAATAACAACAGATGTTCCTGGATGTAGACAGATGGTTGATGATGGTTTAAATGGAATTATAGTACCTGTTAGAAATGCGGTAAAATTAGCAGATGCAATAAAAACTTTATCCTCATCGCCAGAGATGATGGATGCTATGGGAAATTATAGTCGTTTGATTTCAGAAAAAATCTATGGTCATAACGCAATAAAAGAGCAGTTTCATAATATTTATGGTATAAAATGA
- a CDS encoding DapH/DapD/GlmU-related protein, with the protein MIFKNLIKAILLSIKYPRLKIYSNDVSLKCILSKKVQINKDCEIGEKVFIGKGTYINRGAIVACGKIGKYCSIGYYAVIGGHEHPINEMYTSPHYYKKNINYDDLSNPPVIGDDVWIGAHAIVKQGIVIGKGAIIGAGAVVTHNVESYHIVAGVPAKKIGQRVIMNEK; encoded by the coding sequence TTGATTTTTAAAAATTTAATTAAAGCTATTTTATTAAGTATAAAATATCCCAGATTGAAAATATATAGTAATGATGTTAGTTTGAAATGTATTTTAAGTAAGAAAGTTCAAATTAATAAAGATTGTGAGATTGGTGAGAAGGTTTTCATTGGAAAAGGAACATATATTAATAGAGGTGCAATAGTAGCTTGTGGTAAAATTGGAAAATATTGCTCAATCGGTTACTATGCAGTAATAGGTGGTCATGAACACCCCATAAATGAAATGTACACATCTCCACATTATTACAAAAAAAATATCAACTATGATGATTTAAGTAACCCACCTGTTATAGGTGATGATGTTTGGATTGGTGCTCATGCAATTGTAAAACAAGGAATTGTTATCGGTAAAGGAGCAATTATAGGAGCTGGCGCTGTAGTAACGCATAATGTAGAGTCTTATCATATTGTTGCTGGTGTTCCTGCAAAAAAAATTGGTCAAAGAGTAATAATGAATGAGAAATAA
- a CDS encoding glycosyltransferase family 2 protein, translating into MISILTATYNRSELLSRLHNSLINQTNYNFEWIIVDDGSDDDTKEKVEKFISTSKFSIKYVKQLNQGKHVAINKASEYINGEYVVLIDSDDELVPNAIETIKNKIQQVGVNSDIEDNKKNIIGFNFRCLDHNSNLLGENIIDEQERISTPIKMMNVQPADSSYVFNSHHFKNNKFPLIRNERFFPELYVWNKISDHGNIKYFLNTPICIVHYQQEGLSSNFYKLLKISPFGFKMYYKDMITRDPNFKNKLKYFVRLFQCYFLSIGCR; encoded by the coding sequence ATGATATCTATTTTGACTGCAACTTATAATCGTTCTGAGTTATTATCTCGCTTGCATAACAGCCTAATAAACCAAACAAATTATAATTTTGAATGGATTATTGTAGATGATGGAAGTGATGATGATACTAAGGAGAAAGTTGAAAAATTTATTTCAACGTCTAAATTTTCTATTAAATATGTAAAACAATTAAATCAAGGTAAGCATGTTGCTATAAATAAGGCGAGTGAATATATAAATGGCGAATATGTAGTATTAATTGATAGTGATGATGAACTTGTTCCTAATGCTATTGAGACAATAAAGAATAAAATTCAACAAGTAGGTGTCAATTCTGATATTGAAGATAATAAAAAAAATATTATTGGTTTTAATTTTAGATGTTTAGATCATAATAGTAATTTATTAGGTGAAAATATCATAGATGAGCAAGAGAGAATATCAACCCCTATAAAAATGATGAATGTACAACCTGCTGATAGTTCATATGTATTTAACTCACATCATTTTAAAAATAATAAATTTCCTTTAATTCGCAATGAAAGATTTTTTCCTGAACTATATGTTTGGAATAAAATTTCAGATCATGGAAATATCAAATACTTTTTAAATACACCTATTTGTATTGTTCATTATCAGCAAGAAGGCTTAAGTAGTAATTTTTACAAATTATTAAAAATTTCACCATTCGGTTTTAAAATGTATTATAAAGATATGATCACTAGAGATCCTAATTTTAAAAATAAGTTAAAATATTTTGTGAGACTTTTTCAGTGCTATTTTTTGTCAATAGGTTGTCGTTAA
- a CDS encoding oligosaccharide flippase family protein — MIKRVFFNISWLSVEKILSIIIILSVEGILARSLDGVNYGIYQYSLNLALLITIFVGVIPGEVVVPIITKYKHQKLKIIKIIILSRLIISIVLLVPIFLSLSLFNIDEKAKILIIYFTCSLILIEIFGVIINYYQSIVESKLVVLLRLISITLRLILVFLVFKISSDIYNIGYIRLLDSLLLICLLVFTSRKLVFNKVRIDFKTVKIIIFKGIKIWPSILIYYLLLRLDRVAVEHFFDYTMVGLYSVSQQLIDQVMTFLIIIIGSLFPLYVYNERNISAIKSKVIKVMVLMISISIAAIVCLYLLGGKFIYLVYGQAFHQSYSILMVMMFLLPLSIMDYISNQMFIFTGRYRLVFIKNITGLFLLLLLYGLFAKGTSINDFPIYIIITNIYMVLFSGIFILDKRD; from the coding sequence ATGATAAAGAGAGTTTTTTTTAATATATCATGGCTTTCAGTGGAAAAAATATTATCAATTATTATAATATTATCAGTTGAAGGTATTTTAGCGAGAAGTTTAGATGGTGTAAATTATGGTATATATCAATACAGCTTAAATTTAGCACTTCTAATAACTATATTTGTAGGAGTAATTCCAGGAGAAGTTGTTGTTCCTATAATAACAAAATATAAACATCAAAAACTAAAAATTATTAAAATAATTATATTATCTAGGTTAATAATATCTATAGTATTATTAGTCCCTATATTTTTGTCATTGTCTTTATTTAATATTGATGAAAAAGCTAAAATATTGATAATTTATTTTACTTGTTCTCTAATTTTGATAGAAATATTCGGTGTAATAATTAATTATTATCAGTCAATTGTAGAGTCAAAACTTGTTGTATTATTACGATTGATTTCAATAACATTAAGATTAATTCTAGTATTTTTAGTTTTTAAAATATCTTCTGATATATATAACATAGGGTATATACGTCTTCTTGATTCCCTCTTATTAATATGTTTACTTGTTTTTACATCACGAAAACTTGTTTTTAATAAAGTAAGAATAGATTTTAAAACGGTAAAAATAATCATATTTAAAGGAATTAAAATTTGGCCATCAATTTTAATATATTATCTCTTATTAAGACTAGATAGGGTTGCAGTTGAGCACTTTTTTGATTATACAATGGTTGGCTTATATTCAGTTTCTCAACAATTAATTGATCAAGTAATGACATTTTTAATCATTATTATTGGTTCATTATTTCCACTATATGTATATAACGAAAGAAATATAAGTGCTATAAAGTCAAAAGTAATTAAAGTCATGGTTCTAATGATCTCGATCTCAATTGCGGCTATAGTCTGTCTTTACCTTTTAGGTGGGAAATTTATTTATTTAGTTTATGGTCAAGCATTTCATCAATCATATAGTATATTAATGGTTATGATGTTTTTATTACCATTAAGTATAATGGATTATATATCTAATCAAATGTTTATATTTACAGGACGTTATAGATTAGTATTTATTAAAAACATAACAGGTTTATTTTTACTTCTATTACTCTATGGCTTATTTGCTAAGGGAACGAGTATTAATGATTTTCCAATATATATAATTATAACTAATATATATATGGTTTTGTTTTCAGGAATATTTATATTAGACAAAAGAGATTAA
- a CDS encoding arsenate reductase/protein-tyrosine-phosphatase family protein, whose product MFNKILVVCVGNICRSPSGERILQAKLPNKHIVSAGVGTEKSGLVGKPADKMAAEVALAHGYSLDGHQAQQVTSELCRDYDLILVMEKGHIDAVTRIAPEARGKTMLFGQWIGQQDIPDPYRLSKEAFDHAYDLIEKAADAWAKKL is encoded by the coding sequence ATGTTCAATAAAATTCTTGTTGTTTGTGTAGGTAATATCTGTCGGTCACCATCAGGTGAGCGTATCCTACAAGCAAAATTACCCAATAAACACATCGTATCAGCGGGTGTTGGTACTGAAAAAAGTGGCTTAGTGGGTAAACCTGCCGACAAAATGGCAGCGGAAGTGGCACTGGCTCATGGTTATTCACTTGACGGTCATCAGGCACAGCAAGTGACCAGTGAATTATGTCGTGATTATGATCTTATTTTAGTGATGGAAAAAGGTCATATCGACGCAGTAACTCGTATAGCGCCAGAAGCGCGTGGTAAAACGATGCTGTTTGGACAATGGATTGGCCAGCAAGATATTCCCGATCCATACCGTTTAAGTAAAGAAGCATTTGATCATGCTTATGATTTAATAGAAAAAGCAGCAGATGCGTGGGCGAAGAAATTGTAG
- a CDS encoding polysaccharide export protein: MELSKKLLITAVASVMLAGCSMPGSHLSLDGKHVSKTNQEQPTLDQEVNVFPLTASNISQFQQAKVVAQVNPKLDQELSGYQYHIGPGDILNVTIWDHPELTIPAGSYRSASEAGNWVHADGTIFYPYIGQVHVAGKTVTEVRQDIARRLAAFIEKPQVDVNVASFRSKKAYITGDVKTPGQQAITNVPLTLLDAINKSGGLDADADWRNVTLTRDGKDQTLSLYALMQRGDLMQNRLLRNGDIVHVPRNDAQKVFVLGEVKEPKLLKIDRAGMSLTEALSSVGGINELQADATGVFVIRATHSDKKQKPYSPVANIYQLNIKDATALVIGTEFELQPYDVVYVTAAPIARWNRVIQQLVPTVNSFNNLSEGMNYYMNLK; encoded by the coding sequence ATGGAATTATCAAAAAAATTGCTTATTACAGCAGTTGCTTCTGTAATGTTAGCTGGCTGTAGCATGCCAGGATCCCATCTTAGCCTTGATGGTAAGCACGTTTCTAAAACTAATCAGGAACAACCTACACTTGATCAAGAAGTGAATGTTTTCCCACTTACTGCCAGTAATATTAGTCAATTTCAACAAGCTAAAGTTGTTGCTCAAGTTAATCCTAAGCTTGATCAAGAATTATCTGGCTATCAATACCATATTGGTCCTGGTGATATATTAAATGTCACTATTTGGGACCACCCTGAATTAACCATTCCTGCGGGCTCTTACCGTAGTGCAAGTGAAGCGGGTAACTGGGTACACGCAGATGGCACTATCTTTTACCCTTATATTGGCCAAGTGCATGTTGCGGGTAAAACAGTAACAGAAGTACGTCAAGATATTGCTCGTCGTTTAGCAGCATTTATTGAAAAGCCACAAGTTGATGTTAATGTCGCTTCGTTCCGTTCTAAAAAAGCATATATCACCGGTGATGTTAAAACCCCTGGTCAACAAGCGATTACTAATGTGCCATTAACCTTACTTGATGCGATTAATAAATCAGGTGGTTTAGATGCTGATGCAGATTGGCGTAATGTAACATTAACTCGTGATGGTAAAGATCAGACGTTATCACTGTATGCTTTAATGCAACGTGGTGATTTAATGCAAAATCGCTTATTACGTAATGGCGATATCGTTCACGTACCACGCAACGATGCACAAAAAGTATTTGTGTTAGGTGAAGTTAAAGAGCCTAAACTTCTTAAAATTGATCGTGCAGGTATGAGCTTAACTGAAGCTCTAAGCAGTGTTGGCGGTATTAACGAGCTACAAGCAGACGCCACTGGCGTATTTGTGATTCGTGCAACCCATTCTGATAAAAAACAAAAACCATACTCACCTGTAGCGAATATCTACCAATTAAACATTAAAGACGCAACAGCATTAGTGATTGGTACTGAATTTGAATTACAGCCTTATGATGTGGTGTATGTTACCGCTGCGCCAATTGCACGTTGGAACCGTGTGATTCAACAGTTAGTACCGACGGTTAATAGCTTTAATAATTTATCTGAAGGTATGAACTACTACATGAACTTGAAGTAG
- a CDS encoding polysaccharide biosynthesis tyrosine autokinase, with amino-acid sequence MSIAQNTQPNTSSGSDEIDLGKLFGILIDSRWLIIITTFIFALIGISYALLATPIYKADALIQIEQKSTGMPALGGDMAEMFGGSESSATTEIEIIKSRMVLGDTVDKLNLTTVATPIYTPVFGKGLARLFGDSHLISVSRFTVPANAASDSDVLTITNSEQGEYSLANTDGRELLTGKVGTLATNNGYSLFVTQLIGADGATFSIGKISRLDAIQALQRDLAIAEQGKQTGILQLSMTGENRAKIKNILNDISQTYFLQNVARNSAEAENSLVFLKQHLPKIKQQLTLAEDKLNRYRQQNESVDLGLEAKTTLDTMVSLEAQLNQLTFKESDISQLYTKEHPAYVALLDKRKTLMKEKMRLNKRIEKLPKTQRAVLRLTRDVEVNQQIYVQLLNKVQELSIVKASTVGNVRLLDNAQAYSQAVKPKKALIVVLAILLGGMLSVAIVLLRAALHRGVENPDEIEALGLAVYASIPLSTWQEDLNKKIKLKKKLSINESLLTIANPADLSIEALRSLRTSLHFAMMEARNNIVMISGPSPGIGKSFVSANMAAVMAKGGQRVLVIDADMRKGQMERQMCVDSKPGLADYLSGQQTIEQVIKAPGVEGLDFIARGSVPPNPSELLMHPRLKTLLDWASENYDLVLVDTPPILAVTDPAIIGAHAGTTMIVARFGLNPVKEIEVTKNRFAQNGIEVKGCILNAVVRKASSTYGGNYGYYNYSYASDKK; translated from the coding sequence ATGAGTATTGCTCAAAACACTCAACCCAATACTTCTTCAGGGAGTGATGAGATTGATCTTGGTAAACTGTTTGGTATTTTAATTGATAGCCGTTGGCTCATTATTATCACCACTTTTATTTTTGCGTTAATCGGTATTAGCTATGCATTATTAGCTACCCCTATTTATAAAGCTGATGCCTTAATTCAAATTGAACAAAAAAGTACAGGTATGCCAGCTCTTGGTGGTGACATGGCTGAAATGTTTGGTGGTAGCGAATCAAGTGCGACCACTGAAATTGAAATCATTAAATCACGGATGGTGTTAGGGGATACGGTTGATAAGTTAAACTTAACCACTGTTGCTACCCCAATTTATACTCCTGTTTTTGGTAAAGGCTTGGCGCGTTTATTTGGTGATAGTCATCTCATTTCTGTTTCTCGTTTTACGGTGCCAGCAAATGCAGCATCAGACAGTGATGTATTAACGATCACCAATAGCGAACAAGGTGAATATAGTTTAGCAAACACTGATGGCCGTGAATTACTAACAGGTAAAGTGGGTACGTTAGCGACCAATAATGGTTATAGCTTATTTGTCACCCAGTTAATTGGTGCTGATGGCGCAACGTTTAGTATTGGTAAAATCAGCCGGTTAGATGCGATTCAAGCATTACAAAGAGATTTAGCTATTGCTGAACAAGGTAAGCAAACGGGTATTTTGCAATTATCGATGACGGGTGAGAATAGAGCTAAAATTAAAAATATTCTAAATGATATTAGCCAAACCTATTTTCTACAAAACGTTGCGCGTAATTCAGCAGAAGCTGAAAATAGTTTAGTATTTTTAAAGCAACATTTACCAAAAATTAAGCAACAATTAACGTTAGCAGAAGATAAATTAAACCGTTACCGCCAACAAAATGAATCAGTAGATTTAGGTTTAGAAGCTAAAACAACGTTAGATACTATGGTGTCATTAGAGGCGCAACTGAATCAGTTAACCTTTAAAGAAAGTGATATATCACAGCTTTATACTAAAGAACACCCCGCTTATGTAGCTTTGCTTGATAAGCGTAAAACGCTAATGAAAGAAAAGATGCGTTTAAATAAACGTATTGAAAAACTGCCAAAAACTCAACGTGCAGTATTACGTTTAACGCGTGATGTTGAAGTTAACCAACAAATTTATGTACAGTTACTAAATAAAGTTCAAGAATTGAGTATTGTTAAAGCAAGTACGGTAGGTAATGTTCGTCTTCTTGATAATGCACAAGCATATTCACAAGCAGTTAAACCGAAAAAGGCATTGATTGTCGTATTAGCAATATTATTAGGTGGCATGTTATCAGTCGCTATTGTATTGCTACGTGCGGCTTTACATCGTGGTGTTGAAAATCCAGATGAAATTGAAGCATTAGGGTTAGCTGTTTATGCTTCAATTCCGTTATCAACATGGCAGGAAGATCTTAATAAAAAAATTAAGCTTAAAAAGAAATTATCAATAAATGAAAGCTTGTTAACAATAGCCAATCCTGCTGATTTATCGATTGAAGCATTGCGTAGTTTACGTACCAGCCTCCATTTTGCAATGATGGAAGCCCGTAATAATATTGTGATGATTTCAGGCCCTAGTCCAGGTATTGGTAAATCATTTGTATCGGCAAACATGGCCGCAGTAATGGCAAAAGGCGGCCAGCGGGTATTAGTGATTGATGCCGATATGCGAAAAGGTCAGATGGAACGCCAAATGTGTGTTGATAGCAAGCCCGGCCTTGCGGATTACTTAAGTGGTCAACAAACAATAGAGCAAGTGATTAAAGCACCAGGTGTTGAAGGCCTTGATTTTATTGCTCGTGGTAGTGTGCCACCTAATCCATCTGAATTGTTAATGCACCCGCGCTTAAAAACATTGTTAGATTGGGCGTCTGAAAATTACGATTTAGTATTAGTCGATACGCCACCAATTCTAGCGGTTACTGATCCTGCAATTATCGGTGCTCATGCTGGTACAACCATGATCGTGGCACGTTTTGGTTTAAACCCAGTCAAAGAAATTGAAGTGACTAAAAACCGCTTTGCACAAAATGGCATTGAAGTTAAAGGCTGTATTCTGAACGCTGTGGTGCGTAAAGCAAGTTCAACTTATGGTGGAAACTATGGTTATTACAACTATAGTTATGCGAGCGATAAGAAATAG